The sequence below is a genomic window from Haloferax mediterranei ATCC 33500.
TGACGCCGTACTGCGGCACCATCGTCGCTAACTGCTCGCCTTCGCCGTTCCACACCTGCAGTTTGGGGTAGCGACTCGTCATCTCCAGTTCCACATCAGAAAAGAGCGCGTCGCCAGCCGCCGGGCCGAGTTGGTAGTCGGCGATAGCCTTTACCACGTTGTGCTCGCGTTCCTCCCGGGTGAATTTGGGTTCGCCGTCGAGCGTCCGCATCAGGTTCCCGATGGATTCACTCGTCGTCGGGTGTTCCGAAACCGTGTACTCGACATCGAGGTCGAGGTCGGCTTCGACGCGTTCGACGATTTCGGTGTACGCGCCCGGCGGCACGTGCGCGATGATGCGCGGGTAGTCGTTGCGCTTCAGGTACCGACGGAGTACCTCGGCGACGAACGTTTTCTCGTCTTCGGACCAGTCACCCGTGACGACCGAGTCGTAGTGCTGGGCGGGATACGTGAGTTCCAACTCCTGCGGAACGACGCCGATAGGCGAGGTCATCGACACCATGTGTCCACGGTATTGGACGGCCTCGTGGAACTGACGGTGACTCTGTGACTCGCTGTAGGGCTTTTTCGCCGAACACGGAAGGAGAACGAGCGGGTGGTCGAACCGGTTTTTGTAGCGCGTCGTCACGCGGTCGGCGAACCGCTGAATCTCCACGCGGTCGATGGATTCCTCGGATGCGGCCGTGAGTTCCGAGTCGCGGATGACGGGAATCCGCTCTTCCATGAACGAGTACTGCTGGTCGAACCGGCGGAACGCGGCGGTCAGCCACTGGTCGTTTCGGGCCTGCCCCTCGATGTAGTCGCGGAGGCGACCGTCACGAATTCGGCGACGGACGCGGGCGAGTTCCGCCCGAAGCGCGTTGGCGTTGTGGTCGGCGGCGTCGGCGCGGGTGAACTCCGAGGCGGGTTTCTGGCAGGCGGTACAGACACACGGGAGTTCGTCGAGGTCTTCGAGGAAGTATTCGCCGTCGGTCGTGAGATAGAAGCCGTCAAGGCCGCGGGCACGCGCGAACGTCTCGTCGACGAGGTCGACGCCCGCGTAGGCGAGAAGCGAAACGTTCCGCGGCGTGGCAACGCCCGAGAGCATGAGCGCCGTGTCAGCAGGCAGATTTTCTTTCGCCTCGACGATGTTGTCGCGGAAGGCTCGCGCGTGGCCGACGAAGCCCTGCGCGTCCGAGAGGATGTACGCGTCAGCGCCGTAGTCATCGGACGTATCGGCGGTGACGGTGGCCGCGGACGGAAAGTCCACATCGGGGTAGTCGACGGAGAACGACTCACGAATCTCGTCTGCACTCCCGGCAGGGAGCGAGCGGTGTGGGAGGACGGTCAGCACGTCGTCTGAACCATCCGGCATCTCGCGCTCGGCGGCCCAAAGGCTACCGGCGTCCTCGATAACGTCGTCCACGACCGCCGGCGTCGTCACCGAGTCGGAGAGGCGCAACTCCCCGATTCGGGCGGCACCGTCGCGCGCGTGAACCTCGAAGTAGTCGGTCATACGGGTTCGTCAGCCCCCCACGGGCAATTATCTTCCCTTCCGCGGGCGCAAACCACAGGGCTATTCACGTCGATAATCCAACGTGTTGGTGATGCGCACGCCCTCCTCGCTCTCTCGACGACGCGCCCTCTCGCTGCTTGGAGGTGGTCTTTGCGTCGGCGCTGTCGGTGGCTACGT
It includes:
- the arcS gene encoding archaeosine synthase subunit alpha, with protein sequence MTDYFEVHARDGAARIGELRLSDSVTTPAVVDDVIEDAGSLWAAEREMPDGSDDVLTVLPHRSLPAGSADEIRESFSVDYPDVDFPSAATVTADTSDDYGADAYILSDAQGFVGHARAFRDNIVEAKENLPADTALMLSGVATPRNVSLLAYAGVDLVDETFARARGLDGFYLTTDGEYFLEDLDELPCVCTACQKPASEFTRADAADHNANALRAELARVRRRIRDGRLRDYIEGQARNDQWLTAAFRRFDQQYSFMEERIPVIRDSELTAASEESIDRVEIQRFADRVTTRYKNRFDHPLVLLPCSAKKPYSESQSHRQFHEAVQYRGHMVSMTSPIGVVPQELELTYPAQHYDSVVTGDWSEDEKTFVAEVLRRYLKRNDYPRIIAHVPPGAYTEIVERVEADLDLDVEYTVSEHPTTSESIGNLMRTLDGEPKFTREEREHNVVKAIADYQLGPAAGDALFSDVELEMTSRYPKLQVWNGEGEQLATMVPQYGVISFTLEGAKVWRDSDAPTKTVEIDGFVPHGSVLAPGVVDADAEIRSGDEVIVEGPKAFAIGRAEMSGAEMVDSTRGIGVEIRHVEEK